One region of Mycolicibacterium rhodesiae NBB3 genomic DNA includes:
- the cobO gene encoding cob(I)yrinic acid a,c-diamide adenosyltransferase: MPQGQPATVPDDGLTTRARRNAPLLAVHTGAGKGKSTAAFGMALRAWNQGFSVAVFQFVKSAKWKVGEEAAFGQLGRLHDEHGVGGPVEWHKMGAGWSWSRKHGDEDDHAAAAADGWAEISRRLAHERHDFYVLDEFTYPLKWGWVDVDEVVAVLTGRPGTQHVVITGRDAPQKLLDAADLVTEMTKVKHPMDAGRKGQKGIEW, translated from the coding sequence ATGCCGCAGGGTCAACCGGCCACCGTTCCCGACGACGGGCTCACCACCCGCGCGCGCCGCAACGCTCCGCTGCTCGCGGTGCACACCGGTGCGGGCAAGGGTAAGTCGACCGCCGCGTTCGGCATGGCCTTGCGGGCATGGAACCAGGGTTTCTCGGTCGCGGTGTTCCAATTCGTCAAGAGCGCCAAGTGGAAGGTCGGTGAGGAGGCCGCCTTCGGCCAGCTCGGCAGGCTGCACGATGAGCACGGAGTCGGCGGCCCCGTCGAGTGGCACAAAATGGGCGCGGGCTGGTCATGGTCGCGCAAGCACGGCGACGAAGACGACCATGCCGCCGCGGCGGCCGACGGCTGGGCGGAGATCAGCCGCCGACTTGCGCACGAGCGTCACGACTTCTACGTTCTCGACGAGTTCACCTACCCGCTGAAGTGGGGTTGGGTGGACGTCGACGAGGTGGTCGCCGTGCTGACGGGGCGGCCGGGCACCCAGCACGTCGTCATCACCGGGCGCGATGCGCCGCAGAAGCTGCTCGACGCCGCCGACCTCGTCACCGAGATGACCAAGGTCAAACACCCGATGGATGCCGGCCGTAAGGGCCAGAAGGGCATCGAGTGGTGA
- a CDS encoding MFS transporter: protein MTALNDAERAAMYRDAEGGAKRSLSSRLGNPVKERTGSYPAWLPSRRFIAAVIAIGGMQLLATMDSTVAIVALPKIQDELSLSDAGRSWVITAYVLTFGGLMLLGGRLGDVIGRKRTFIVGVALFTIASVLCGLAWNEATLVTARLLQGVGAAIASPTALALIATTFPKGPARNAATAIFAAMTGVGSVMGLIVGGALTEVSWRWAFLINIPIGLLMIHLARRTLRETHRERLKLDAAGAILATLGCTAAVFAFSMGPEQGWISPVTIGSGLAAGAFLLAFLYVERTADNPVMPLDLFRDRNRVATFAAVFLAGGVMFTLTVLIGLYVQDIMGYSALRAGIGFIPFVIALGIGLGVSSALVSRFPPRVLVIAGGVLVLAAMLYGSTLNGGIPYFPNLVIPITVGGFGIGMIVVPLTVSAIAGVGFDQIGPVSAIALMLQNLGGPVVLAVIQAVITSRTLYLGGTNGPVKDMNAAQLHALDQGYTYGLLWVAAVAVIVGAVSLFIGYTAAQVAHAQEVKDAIDQGEL, encoded by the coding sequence ATGACGGCTCTCAATGACGCAGAGCGGGCAGCCATGTACCGCGACGCCGAAGGCGGGGCAAAGCGGTCGTTATCTTCGCGCCTGGGCAACCCCGTGAAGGAGCGAACCGGCAGCTACCCGGCTTGGTTGCCGTCGCGACGGTTCATCGCGGCGGTTATTGCCATCGGCGGTATGCAGCTGCTCGCCACCATGGACAGCACTGTCGCCATCGTCGCGCTTCCTAAGATTCAGGACGAGCTGAGTCTCTCCGATGCGGGCCGCAGCTGGGTCATCACCGCCTACGTTTTGACGTTCGGCGGGCTGATGCTGCTCGGCGGTCGCCTCGGCGATGTCATCGGACGCAAGCGCACGTTCATCGTCGGCGTCGCACTGTTCACCATCGCGTCGGTCCTGTGCGGTCTCGCGTGGAACGAGGCGACACTGGTCACCGCCCGGCTGCTGCAGGGCGTCGGCGCAGCGATCGCGTCCCCGACCGCTCTGGCGCTGATCGCGACTACGTTCCCGAAGGGACCCGCGCGCAATGCCGCGACGGCGATCTTCGCGGCGATGACGGGCGTCGGATCCGTCATGGGTCTGATCGTCGGTGGCGCGCTGACCGAGGTGTCATGGCGCTGGGCGTTCCTGATCAACATCCCGATCGGGCTGCTGATGATCCACCTGGCCCGCAGGACACTGCGTGAGACCCACCGCGAGCGGCTGAAGCTCGACGCCGCCGGCGCGATACTGGCGACCCTGGGTTGCACTGCCGCGGTGTTCGCCTTCTCGATGGGGCCCGAGCAGGGCTGGATCTCGCCGGTGACGATCGGTTCGGGCCTGGCCGCCGGCGCGTTCCTGCTGGCGTTCCTGTACGTCGAGCGCACGGCCGACAACCCCGTGATGCCTCTGGATCTGTTTAGGGACCGCAACCGGGTCGCGACGTTCGCCGCGGTCTTCCTTGCCGGCGGCGTGATGTTCACGTTGACCGTGCTGATCGGCTTGTACGTCCAGGACATCATGGGCTACAGCGCATTACGCGCGGGCATCGGCTTCATCCCGTTCGTGATCGCGCTCGGCATCGGGCTCGGCGTGTCCTCGGCGCTGGTGTCGCGGTTCCCACCGCGTGTGCTGGTCATCGCAGGCGGTGTGCTGGTGCTCGCGGCGATGCTCTACGGCTCCACGCTCAACGGCGGCATCCCGTACTTCCCGAACCTGGTCATCCCGATCACCGTCGGCGGCTTCGGCATCGGCATGATCGTGGTCCCGCTGACCGTGTCGGCGATCGCGGGAGTCGGATTCGATCAGATCGGCCCGGTGTCGGCGATCGCGTTGATGCTGCAGAACCTCGGCGGTCCCGTCGTGCTCGCCGTGATCCAGGCGGTCATCACGTCGCGCACGCTGTACCTGGGCGGCACCAACGGACCGGTCAAGGACATGAACGCCGCGCAGCTGCACGCTCTCGATCAGGGCTACACCTATGGCCTGCTGTGGGTGGCCGCGGTCGCGGTGATCGTCGGCGCCGTGTCGCTGTTCATCGGCTACACCGCAGCGCAGGTCGCGCACGCGCAGGAAGTCAAGGACGCGATCGACCAGGGAGAGCTTTAG
- a CDS encoding cobyrinate a,c-diamide synthase, whose amino-acid sequence MTASTPAVVIAAPSSGSGKTTVATGLMGALRRAGTTVAPFKVGPDYIDPGYHALAARRVGRNLDPVLVGESLIGPLYRHGSAAADIAVVEGVMGLFDGRIADGFTGTAQGSTAQVAAILGVPVVLVVDGRGQSHSVAALLHGFSTFDTRIRIAGVILNRVGSPRHEEVLRQACEHAGVTVFGAIPRVDELSVPSRHLGLITAAEHGAQAGAAVDAMIGQVSRHVDLAGIAGIAASRVDGEPWNPAPAQPVAGHVVVALAAGRAFTFGYAEHRELLCATGAEVVEFDPLIDPLPPRAAALVLPGGFPEQFSTELSGNDVVRQQINALAASGAPVHAECAGLTYLVDDLDGHPMCGVLPGSAHFTDRLTLGYRTAVAVTESPLYALGERAVGHEFHRTAVNLREGCSPAWAYNGRGVDAVRDGVVAGGVHASYLHTHPAAHPQAIARFVSAAESRFYSSPRNL is encoded by the coding sequence GTGACCGCGTCGACACCTGCCGTTGTCATCGCCGCGCCGTCGTCGGGCAGTGGAAAGACCACGGTGGCAACGGGTTTGATGGGTGCCCTGCGCCGGGCGGGCACCACCGTCGCGCCGTTCAAGGTCGGGCCGGACTACATCGACCCCGGATACCACGCGCTGGCCGCACGGCGCGTGGGCCGCAATCTCGACCCGGTACTGGTCGGTGAGTCGCTGATCGGTCCGCTGTATCGGCATGGCAGTGCAGCGGCCGACATCGCTGTCGTCGAGGGCGTCATGGGGTTGTTCGACGGTCGGATCGCAGACGGCTTCACCGGCACCGCGCAAGGATCGACCGCGCAGGTGGCCGCGATCCTCGGCGTACCGGTCGTCCTGGTCGTCGATGGACGTGGCCAAAGTCACAGTGTCGCGGCGCTGCTACACGGCTTTTCGACGTTCGATACGAGGATCCGGATCGCCGGTGTGATCCTCAACCGCGTCGGCTCGCCCCGCCACGAAGAGGTCTTGCGCCAAGCGTGCGAGCATGCCGGAGTTACTGTTTTCGGCGCGATCCCGCGGGTCGACGAGTTGTCCGTGCCGTCAAGGCATCTCGGCCTGATCACGGCAGCCGAACACGGCGCGCAGGCGGGCGCGGCGGTGGACGCGATGATCGGACAGGTCAGCCGCCACGTCGATCTTGCGGGGATCGCTGGGATCGCCGCCAGCCGGGTCGACGGCGAACCCTGGAATCCGGCACCAGCACAGCCGGTCGCGGGTCACGTGGTGGTGGCGCTCGCCGCGGGAAGGGCGTTCACCTTCGGTTACGCCGAACATCGTGAGTTGCTGTGCGCGACCGGCGCCGAAGTGGTGGAGTTCGATCCGCTGATCGATCCGTTGCCGCCGCGCGCCGCCGCGTTGGTGCTGCCCGGTGGATTCCCGGAACAGTTCAGTACCGAGCTGTCGGGCAATGATGTTGTGCGACAGCAGATCAACGCGCTCGCCGCGTCCGGTGCGCCGGTGCATGCCGAATGCGCGGGTCTGACCTATCTGGTCGACGATCTCGACGGGCATCCGATGTGCGGGGTGCTGCCCGGCTCGGCGCACTTCACCGATCGCCTCACGCTGGGCTACCGCACGGCGGTGGCGGTGACCGAATCGCCGCTGTACGCGCTCGGGGAGCGTGCCGTGGGCCACGAGTTCCATCGCACCGCAGTGAATTTGCGTGAGGGTTGTTCGCCGGCATGGGCGTACAACGGTCGCGGCGTCGACGCCGTGCGGGACGGTGTGGTGGCGGGCGGGGTGCACGCCAGCTATCTACACACGCATCCGGCCGCACACCCGCAGGCCATCGCCAGGTTCGTGTCGGCAGCGGAGTCGCGGTTCTACTCGAGCCCTCGCAACCTCTAA
- a CDS encoding MFS transporter gives MSAVGGTSGSDRATTPLSSSVLGMAIIAITGMQLMSTLDGTIVIVALPRMQADLDLSDAAKSWVITSYVLAFGGLLLLGGRIGDAIGHKRAFLSGVGVFTIASLVCGLATEGVTLIIARAVQGTGAAIAAPTGLALIATTYAVGQARNRAMAVSAAMQGIGSVLGLVLGGALTVVSWRLAFLINIPIGIAIIAVAVLKVNETHHERLKLDVTGAILATLGCTSAVLVFTQGPPRGWVDPWVFGAGIASAIFFIAFLIVERTADHPIVPFSVFDNRNRVMTFMSLFLAGGVMLTLTVMIGLLVQDVLGYSALKAGIAFVPFAIAFGIGSIVAAKLAPHVAPRWLLIGSGCFVVGAMLFGSTLTRDIPYFPDLFGPIVVGGFGIGAIAVILPLCAVAEVGPREIGPVSSITLMVQNLGGPVVLVVIQAVQTSRTLYLGGTMGPVKNMTPAQLDALGYGYTYSLLWVAGIAVIVGVTAFWIGFSARQIAAAQHTREAVEAGEL, from the coding sequence ATGTCTGCGGTGGGCGGTACCTCAGGGTCGGACCGGGCCACCACGCCGCTGTCGTCGTCGGTGCTGGGCATGGCGATCATCGCGATCACCGGCATGCAGCTCATGTCGACGCTCGACGGCACGATCGTCATCGTCGCGCTACCGCGGATGCAGGCCGACCTGGACCTTTCCGATGCGGCCAAGAGCTGGGTCATCACTTCCTACGTGCTCGCCTTCGGCGGACTGCTGCTGCTCGGCGGCCGTATCGGCGACGCCATCGGCCATAAGCGAGCGTTTCTCTCCGGTGTCGGCGTCTTCACGATCGCGTCGTTGGTGTGCGGCCTGGCGACTGAAGGGGTCACGCTGATCATCGCGCGGGCAGTGCAGGGCACGGGCGCCGCGATCGCCGCGCCGACGGGCCTGGCGCTCATCGCGACGACGTACGCGGTCGGACAGGCCCGTAATCGCGCCATGGCGGTGTCGGCGGCGATGCAGGGCATCGGCTCGGTCCTGGGGCTGGTGCTCGGCGGCGCCTTGACCGTCGTCTCCTGGCGCCTGGCGTTCCTGATCAACATCCCGATCGGGATCGCGATCATCGCCGTCGCCGTGCTGAAGGTCAACGAGACCCACCACGAACGGCTCAAGCTCGACGTCACCGGCGCGATCCTGGCCACCCTGGGCTGCACCTCGGCGGTGCTGGTGTTCACCCAGGGGCCGCCGCGAGGCTGGGTCGACCCCTGGGTGTTCGGCGCGGGTATCGCGTCGGCGATTTTCTTCATCGCGTTTTTGATCGTCGAGCGCACCGCCGACCACCCGATCGTGCCGTTTTCGGTGTTCGACAACCGCAACCGGGTGATGACGTTCATGTCGTTGTTCCTCGCCGGCGGCGTGATGCTGACGTTGACGGTGATGATCGGGCTGCTCGTGCAGGACGTGCTCGGGTACTCGGCGTTGAAGGCCGGCATCGCATTCGTGCCGTTCGCGATCGCTTTCGGCATCGGCAGCATCGTCGCCGCCAAGCTCGCGCCGCACGTGGCGCCACGCTGGCTGCTCATCGGCTCAGGGTGTTTCGTGGTCGGCGCGATGCTGTTCGGATCGACGCTCACGCGCGACATTCCCTACTTCCCGGATCTGTTCGGGCCCATCGTCGTCGGCGGATTCGGCATCGGTGCCATCGCAGTGATCCTGCCGCTGTGCGCCGTCGCCGAGGTGGGCCCGCGCGAGATCGGTCCCGTGTCGTCGATCACGCTGATGGTGCAGAACCTCGGCGGACCGGTGGTGCTGGTCGTGATCCAGGCTGTGCAGACGTCGCGCACGCTCTATCTCGGCGGCACGATGGGCCCGGTCAAGAACATGACTCCCGCCCAGCTGGACGCCCTGGGTTACGGCTACACGTACTCGTTGCTGTGGGTCGCGGGCATTGCGGTCATCGTGGGCGTGACGGCGTTCTGGATCGGCTTCTCGGCGCGTCAGATCGCCGCGGCCCAGCACACCCGTGAGGCGGTGGAGGCCGGCGAGCTGTAG
- the cobA gene encoding uroporphyrinogen-III C-methyltransferase → MSDNAYLVGLRLAGRKVVVVGGGSVAQRRLPLLVANGADVHVITRSATPAVEALAGITLELREFREGDLEGAWYAIAATDDPAVNAAVVAEAERRLIFCVRADVAREGTAVTPASFEYEGLSVGVLAGGDHRRSAAIRSAIHEALQQGLIAAETPGVLPGGVALVGGGPGDPELITVRGRRLLAHADVVVADRLAPPELLAELAPHVEVIDAAKIPYGRAMAQDAINEVLIDRAKAGKFVVRLKGGDPFVFARGYEEVIACADAGIPVTVVPGVTSAIAVPALAGVPVTHRAVTHEFVVVSGHVAPDHPESLVNWDALASMSGTIVLLMAVERIEQFASVLLAGGRPADTPVLVVQHGTTAAQRTLRATLADAPERIREDGVRPPAIIVIGSVAAFGG, encoded by the coding sequence GTGAGCGATAACGCCTACCTCGTCGGCCTGCGCCTGGCCGGCAGAAAGGTCGTGGTCGTCGGCGGCGGCTCCGTGGCGCAGCGACGGCTGCCCCTGCTGGTGGCCAACGGTGCCGATGTGCACGTGATCACCCGCAGCGCCACCCCGGCTGTCGAGGCCCTGGCCGGAATCACATTGGAGCTCAGAGAATTTCGTGAGGGTGACCTTGAAGGTGCCTGGTATGCGATCGCGGCCACCGACGATCCGGCCGTCAATGCCGCCGTGGTCGCCGAGGCGGAGCGGCGCCTGATCTTCTGTGTGCGCGCCGACGTGGCGCGCGAGGGTACGGCCGTGACCCCGGCGTCCTTCGAGTACGAAGGTCTGTCCGTCGGAGTGCTTGCCGGTGGGGACCATCGCCGGTCCGCGGCGATCCGGTCGGCGATACACGAAGCGCTGCAGCAGGGGCTCATCGCGGCCGAGACCCCCGGCGTCCTGCCCGGTGGAGTGGCGCTCGTCGGCGGCGGCCCCGGCGACCCGGAACTGATCACCGTGCGCGGACGGCGCCTGCTCGCCCACGCCGACGTCGTCGTCGCCGACCGACTGGCGCCGCCGGAACTGCTCGCCGAGCTCGCCCCGCACGTGGAGGTCATCGACGCCGCGAAAATTCCGTACGGACGTGCGATGGCGCAGGACGCGATCAACGAGGTGCTCATCGACCGGGCCAAGGCGGGCAAGTTCGTCGTCCGGCTCAAGGGCGGCGACCCGTTCGTGTTCGCGCGCGGTTACGAAGAGGTCATCGCGTGCGCGGATGCCGGGATTCCTGTCACTGTTGTGCCGGGTGTGACAAGTGCCATAGCGGTTCCTGCCCTTGCGGGCGTTCCCGTGACGCATCGGGCCGTCACCCACGAGTTCGTAGTGGTCAGCGGGCATGTTGCACCCGACCACCCGGAATCGTTAGTGAATTGGGATGCACTGGCCTCGATGTCCGGCACGATCGTGTTGCTGATGGCCGTGGAGCGCATCGAACAGTTCGCGAGCGTCCTGCTCGCAGGCGGCCGACCTGCGGATACTCCGGTACTTGTCGTCCAGCACGGCACGACAGCCGCGCAGCGGACGTTGCGAGCCACTCTCGCGGACGCTCCCGAACGCATCCGCGAGGACGGCGTCAGGCCCCCGGCGATCATCGTGATCGGCTCTGTTGCGGCCTTCGGCGGTTAA
- a CDS encoding proline--tRNA ligase — translation MITRMSELFLRTLRDDPADAEVPSHRLLIRAGYVRPVGPGLYSWLPLGLRVLRKIEHIVRSEMNAIGGQEILFPALLPRAPYETSNRWTEYGDGVFRLQDRRGNDYMLGPTHEEFFTLTVKGEYSSYKDFPLRLYQIQTKYRDEARPRAGILRGREFIMKDSYSFDVDDDGLKKAYHAHREAYQRIFEKLEVSYVIVAATSGAMGGSASEEFLAESDIGEDTYVRCPASGYAANVEAVITAVPESIPFDGLPEAQVYDTGDTPTIATLVEWANGADLGREIVAADTLKNVLLKVREPGGEWELLAVGVPGDREVDDKRLGAALEPAEYAMLDDADFGRYPFLKRGYIGPKGLLANGVRYLVDPRIVDGTSWITGADEKGKHVVNLVAGRDFTPDGTIEAAEVREGDPSPDGRGPLVAARGIEIGHVFQLGRKYADAFEADVLGENGKPVRLTMGSYGIGVSRLVAVIAEQHHDDLGLRWPASVSPFDVHVVIANKDDAARAGATELAGELDRQGFEVLLDDRKASPGIKFKDAELLGVPSIVVVGRGWADGVVELRNRFSGETQEVPVANAATDIATALRA, via the coding sequence GTGATCACCCGCATGTCCGAGCTGTTCCTGCGCACGTTGCGTGACGACCCCGCCGACGCCGAGGTGCCCAGCCACAGGCTGCTCATCCGGGCCGGATATGTCCGGCCGGTCGGGCCCGGTCTGTACAGCTGGCTGCCGCTGGGGCTGCGGGTGCTGCGCAAGATCGAACACATCGTCCGCAGCGAGATGAACGCCATTGGCGGGCAGGAGATCCTGTTCCCCGCGCTGCTGCCGCGCGCACCCTACGAGACCAGTAACCGCTGGACCGAGTACGGTGACGGCGTTTTCCGCCTGCAGGACCGTCGGGGCAACGACTACATGCTCGGGCCGACGCACGAGGAGTTCTTCACGCTCACGGTCAAGGGGGAGTACTCGTCGTACAAGGACTTTCCGCTGCGGCTCTACCAGATCCAGACGAAGTACCGCGACGAGGCGCGTCCCCGCGCGGGAATCCTGCGTGGCCGCGAGTTCATCATGAAGGACTCGTATTCGTTCGACGTCGACGACGACGGGCTCAAAAAGGCCTACCACGCACATCGCGAGGCCTACCAACGGATCTTCGAGAAGCTCGAGGTGTCCTATGTGATCGTGGCGGCCACGTCGGGTGCCATGGGCGGCAGCGCATCGGAGGAGTTCCTGGCCGAGAGCGACATCGGTGAGGACACGTATGTGCGGTGTCCGGCCTCGGGGTACGCCGCCAACGTCGAGGCGGTGATCACCGCAGTCCCTGAGTCGATTCCGTTCGACGGGCTGCCCGAGGCTCAGGTGTACGACACCGGCGACACCCCGACCATCGCGACGCTGGTCGAGTGGGCCAACGGCGCCGACCTCGGCCGCGAGATCGTGGCGGCCGACACGCTGAAGAACGTGCTTCTGAAAGTGCGTGAGCCTGGCGGCGAGTGGGAACTTCTCGCCGTCGGCGTTCCGGGTGATCGCGAAGTCGACGACAAACGGCTGGGCGCGGCGCTCGAACCCGCCGAGTACGCCATGCTCGACGATGCCGACTTCGGCCGCTACCCGTTCCTCAAGCGCGGCTATATCGGCCCGAAAGGCTTGCTGGCCAACGGTGTTCGCTATCTTGTCGATCCGCGGATCGTCGACGGAACGTCGTGGATCACCGGTGCCGACGAAAAGGGTAAGCACGTCGTGAACCTGGTGGCGGGCCGCGACTTCACGCCCGACGGAACCATCGAGGCCGCCGAAGTCCGCGAGGGCGACCCCTCGCCGGACGGCCGCGGCCCGCTGGTGGCTGCGCGCGGTATCGAGATCGGTCACGTGTTCCAGCTGGGCCGCAAGTACGCCGACGCCTTCGAGGCCGACGTGCTCGGCGAGAACGGCAAGCCGGTGCGGTTGACCATGGGCTCCTACGGCATCGGGGTGTCCCGGTTGGTGGCGGTGATCGCCGAACAGCACCACGACGACCTCGGCCTGCGCTGGCCGGCGTCGGTCTCGCCGTTCGACGTGCACGTCGTGATCGCCAACAAAGACGACGCCGCCCGCGCCGGTGCCACGGAGTTGGCAGGTGAGTTGGACCGGCAGGGCTTCGAGGTGCTGCTCGACGACCGGAAGGCCTCACCCGGGATCAAGTTCAAGGACGCCGAGTTGCTCGGAGTGCCCTCGATCGTGGTCGTCGGTCGTGGCTGGGCCGATGGTGTCGTGGAACTGCGCAACCGGTTCAGCGGGGAGACCCAGGAGGTGCCCGTCGCGAACGCGGCCACCGACATCGCGACGGCGCTGCGCGCCTGA
- a CDS encoding GNAT family N-acetyltransferase: protein MTVALRRSWAKDLDAATLYELLKLRVEVFVVEQATPYPELDGRDLLTETRHFWLEGADGEVICTLRLMEEHPGGQKGFRIGRVCTKREARGQGHTTRLLQAALAEVGDHPCRINAQTYLEEMYARHGFVRDGAEFLDDGVPHVPMVKS, encoded by the coding sequence ATGACGGTCGCGCTACGCCGGAGCTGGGCCAAGGACCTGGACGCGGCGACGCTCTACGAACTGCTCAAACTGCGCGTCGAGGTCTTCGTCGTGGAACAGGCCACGCCCTACCCCGAACTGGACGGACGGGATCTGCTCACCGAAACCCGTCACTTCTGGCTCGAGGGAGCCGACGGCGAGGTCATCTGCACGCTGCGTCTGATGGAAGAACATCCCGGCGGCCAGAAGGGCTTTCGCATCGGCCGGGTCTGCACCAAGCGGGAGGCGCGCGGCCAGGGGCACACCACCCGGCTTTTGCAGGCGGCGCTCGCCGAGGTGGGCGATCATCCATGCCGTATCAACGCACAGACCTACCTCGAGGAGATGTACGCCCGCCATGGATTCGTCCGTGACGGTGCGGAATTCCTCGACGACGGCGTCCCGCACGTCCCGATGGTGAAGTCATGA
- a CDS encoding magnesium chelatase subunit D family protein translates to MTTYPFNAIVGHDRLRLALLLCAVRPEIGGVLIRGEKGTAKSTAVRGLAEVLAAVDGAALVELPIGATEDRVVGSLDLQKVLRDGEHAFSPGLLARAHGGVLYVDEVNLLHDHLVDVLLDAAAMGRVHVERDGVSHSHDARFVLVGTMNPEEGELRPQLLDRFGLTVDVHASRDVDVRVEVVRQRMAFEADPAGFAQRYAAADAELVDRIAAARQKVAAVTLPDSELRRIAALCAAFDVDGMRADLVVARTAVAHAAWRGDDTVTEDDVRVAAELALPHRRRRDPFDDPGLDPDQLDQAMQQAGESADPDPEPDPPGGGESASDQTSEPAAPQRNSSSATRPSAPPSAVFRTRALVVPGVGDGAPGRRSRARNRTGTVVSSTTHAAEGHGVHVFGTLLAAAGHQQAPGRPRPVLEDVRHAVREGREGNLVIFVVDASGSMAARDRMSAVSGAALSLLRDAYQRRDKVAVITFRQSGARLLLPPTSSVHIASRRLARFDTGGKTPLAQGLLAARDVVVREKARDRARRSLVVVLTDGRATGGPDPLGRTREAAARLMAEGAAAVVVDCETSYVRLGLAEQLARQLGAPAVRLAQLRADSLTDVVRTAA, encoded by the coding sequence ATGACCACGTACCCCTTCAACGCGATCGTCGGCCACGACCGGCTGCGCCTGGCGCTGCTGCTGTGTGCGGTGCGCCCGGAGATCGGCGGCGTGCTGATCCGCGGGGAGAAGGGCACGGCGAAATCGACCGCGGTGCGGGGCCTCGCCGAGGTGCTTGCCGCAGTGGACGGCGCGGCCCTGGTCGAGCTGCCGATCGGCGCGACCGAGGATCGCGTCGTCGGTTCACTGGACCTGCAGAAGGTGCTCCGCGATGGCGAGCACGCGTTCTCGCCCGGCCTGTTGGCCCGCGCGCACGGTGGCGTGCTCTATGTCGACGAAGTCAATCTGCTACACGATCACCTCGTGGACGTGCTGCTGGACGCGGCCGCGATGGGTCGGGTGCACGTGGAGCGCGACGGGGTATCGCACAGTCACGACGCACGTTTCGTCCTCGTCGGGACGATGAATCCCGAAGAGGGCGAACTGCGTCCGCAGTTGCTCGACCGGTTCGGGTTGACCGTCGACGTGCACGCCTCTCGCGATGTCGACGTCCGTGTCGAGGTCGTTCGGCAGCGGATGGCGTTCGAGGCCGACCCGGCGGGGTTCGCGCAACGGTACGCCGCAGCCGACGCCGAATTGGTCGACCGCATCGCCGCGGCTCGCCAGAAAGTGGCGGCGGTGACGTTGCCGGACAGCGAGTTACGTCGGATCGCCGCCCTGTGCGCGGCATTCGACGTCGACGGTATGCGCGCCGATTTGGTGGTCGCGCGGACTGCGGTTGCTCACGCGGCCTGGCGCGGCGATGACACGGTCACCGAGGACGATGTCCGGGTGGCCGCCGAACTCGCGCTGCCGCACCGGCGACGGCGCGACCCGTTCGACGATCCCGGACTCGACCCCGACCAGCTCGACCAGGCGATGCAACAGGCGGGGGAGTCCGCGGACCCCGACCCGGAGCCCGACCCGCCCGGTGGTGGAGAATCGGCATCGGATCAGACGTCTGAACCTGCTGCCCCGCAGCGGAATTCGAGCTCGGCGACCCGTCCCAGCGCGCCACCGTCGGCGGTGTTCCGGACCCGCGCACTCGTCGTACCCGGCGTGGGAGATGGCGCGCCCGGGCGCAGATCACGCGCGCGCAACCGCACCGGAACCGTGGTCTCGTCCACCACGCACGCCGCCGAGGGCCACGGCGTGCACGTGTTCGGGACGCTGCTGGCCGCGGCCGGACACCAACAGGCGCCGGGACGACCCCGGCCGGTGCTCGAGGACGTGCGGCACGCCGTTCGCGAAGGGCGCGAAGGGAATCTGGTGATCTTCGTGGTCGACGCGTCGGGCTCGATGGCCGCCCGCGACCGCATGTCGGCGGTCAGCGGTGCGGCGTTGTCGTTGTTGCGCGACGCGTACCAGCGCCGGGACAAGGTCGCCGTGATCACGTTCCGGCAATCCGGTGCCCGGTTACTGCTGCCGCCGACGTCCTCGGTGCACATCGCGAGCCGTCGGCTCGCACGCTTCGACACCGGCGGCAAAACGCCCCTGGCGCAAGGTCTGCTGGCCGCCCGCGACGTGGTCGTCCGGGAGAAGGCGCGTGACCGTGCCCGGCGCAGCCTGGTCGTGGTGCTGACGGACGGTCGCGCGACCGGCGGCCCCGATCCGTTGGGGCGCACCAGGGAGGCGGCGGCTCGGCTGATGGCCGAAGGTGCGGCCGCTGTCGTGGTGGACTGCGAAACCTCCTACGTACGATTGGGTTTGGCGGAGCAATTGGCCCGTCAGCTGGGTGCGCCGGCTGTGCGTCTGGCGCAGCTTCGCGCTGACAGCCTCACCGACGTGGTGCGCACCGCCGCCTGA